TGCTCTAAGTCCATATCTACCTTTAGTAGTTAATTTCATATTATAACCTCCTGCTAAACTTCCGCCATCAGTTCTCAGTTTTAATTCCCACTTATTTAATTCATATTAAATTACTCGGTATTAAATATAGCATTCTACCATTTATTTGTCAACAATAAATTTACAATAAATATATTTTTATTTTGATATTTTTCTTTATTAGATATAAAGAACATACATAAGTTATTATTTAACTCAATATATTATAAAGAATTTGACTTGCAGGAGAACTATATGAAGTTAAGAACCCAAACAGCAAATACCATAAAGCATATCGGCCAAAGAAATATATTATTAGGTACCATAATTCTTACCCTGGCAGGATTTATAACCAGGGTTATTGGTTTTTTCTATAAAATATTTTTATCTAAAGTAATGGGGTCTGAGTGGCTAGGAATATATCAGCTGATTTTTCCAGTCTATGGTATTGCATTTACAATCTATGCAACAGGGATTCAAACCTCTATTTCTAGGCTGGTAGCTGCAGAAATGGGAAAGCGTAATCATAAAAATGTGGGCAAAATTTTAAGACTGGGTCTGCTGCTTTCTGTAACAATAGCAGCTATTTTAACATTACTATTATATAAATTTTCAGATATTGTTGCCTACCGCTTCTTACTTGAACCTCGAAGTGCTTCATCATTAAGAATATTAGCTGTGGTATTTCCTTTTTGTGCAGTCACCTCATCTATTAACGGTTATTATTATGGATTAAAAAAGGCCGGTGTACCGGCATCAACACAACTAGTTGAACAAGTTATCCGAGTTATCGTAGTATATATAGCAGCTTATACCATGGGAAATGGTAATCATTTAGTTACCTGCGAAATGGCTGTTTTGGGCCTGGTAATAGGTGAAATTGCTTCCTCCCTATATAATTTCTTCTCCTTATTTATTACTAAATCTCCAAAGGATTTAATAAGCCTAGGCCCCAATTCTTCTGCAATCCCTGTAAGAAGACGAAAAATCATAAAGGAGATTATAATATCGAGTATACCCTTATCTACCAATCGCCTGCTTATAAATATTTTACATAGTATAGAGGCTGTTTTAATACCGGCCATGTTAAGAAGATTCGGTTTAAGTACAAAGGAGGCCCTTAGTACATATGGTACCTTAGTAGGAATGTCCATGCCCTTTATAATGTTTCCTACTGCTTTAATAAATGCCCTGGCAGTCCTGCTTCTTCCTACCATATCCGAAGCCCAGGCTATGGAAAATGAATATTTGATAGGTAAAACTTCATCTGTCTCCATAAAGTACAGCCTTTTAATAGGAATTATCAGCACCGGTGTCTTTCTGCTTTTTGGTAATAATCTTGGAATTTGTATTTTCAATAATCAAGAAGCCGGCAGATATTTAGTTATACTGGCCTGGATTTGCCCCTTAATATATCTTACAACAACCTTAGGAAGTATAATTAACGGTCTTGGAAAAACCAATATCACTTTTATTAATTCTATTTTGGGTACATTTGTTAAAATTATTATTATAATAATTTTAGTACCAAAAACCGGTATTAAAGGTTATCTATCAGCTTTACTTATAGGTCAGTTAATTATCACCTTTATGGATTCATTTTATATTATAAGAATTATCCGGTTTAAGTTTGATGCTGTAAACACTTTGCTAAAACCGGGTATAATCGTAGCCATGGCAGGATTTTTAATCAAAAGTATCTATGAATACTTTAAAAAAATAACGCAGATACATCAGACAGTATTTCTATTATCCTTCTGTCTTCTGTTCTGCGTTGTATGTATAATAATATTTGCCATAACAAATTCAGTTTCAAAATCAGATTTTAAGTAACTACACCATAAAGCATAAAGCTATTCTTACCTTGACTCTTTACACAGTATAGGGCTTGATCAGCACATTGGACAAGTTGTTCATAGTTCATTCCATTATCCGGATAGGTTGCTATACCAATACTACCGGATATCTGAATTTCACAATTACCATCAACATAAGTAGTATAAAGGGCATTGCCCAGGATACTGGCTTTACCGACAATATCCCCATGATCACCAACATAACCGATAAATACTACGAATTCATCGCCACCAATTCTTCCGATAATTTCACCTTCTGCAAATACTTCTCTAATTCTTCTTACAACATAAGTTAGGACTTTATCACCAACTAAATGTCCATAGTTATCATTGATATGCTTAAAGTCATCAAAATCAATAAGCATTAGGGCGTGTCTGCCGTTCTTATTACCGCTAATATATCTATCAATCTTCTTAAAGGTTACTTCCTTATTATAAACCCCGGTTAAAGGATCCCTAGTTGCCTTGTACTCCAAGGCATCTAATTCACGTTTTTGATAATCCACATTAACAATCTTACCTATTACACGGTTTGGCAGATCATCTTCATCATATATAGTTTTGCCCATTATCTGACACCAGATATAGTCATTGGGACGATGCTTTAGGCGAAACTCCGTTGTAACATACTCCTTACCCTCAGATAGTTTAGTACAAAAATCCAAGTAAAGACCATAGTCATCGGGATGAACCATATCTCTTCGT
This genomic interval from Herbinix luporum contains the following:
- a CDS encoding putative polysaccharide biosynthesis protein yields the protein MKLRTQTANTIKHIGQRNILLGTIILTLAGFITRVIGFFYKIFLSKVMGSEWLGIYQLIFPVYGIAFTIYATGIQTSISRLVAAEMGKRNHKNVGKILRLGLLLSVTIAAILTLLLYKFSDIVAYRFLLEPRSASSLRILAVVFPFCAVTSSINGYYYGLKKAGVPASTQLVEQVIRVIVVYIAAYTMGNGNHLVTCEMAVLGLVIGEIASSLYNFFSLFITKSPKDLISLGPNSSAIPVRRRKIIKEIIISSIPLSTNRLLINILHSIEAVLIPAMLRRFGLSTKEALSTYGTLVGMSMPFIMFPTALINALAVLLLPTISEAQAMENEYLIGKTSSVSIKYSLLIGIISTGVFLLFGNNLGICIFNNQEAGRYLVILAWICPLIYLTTTLGSIINGLGKTNITFINSILGTFVKIIIIIILVPKTGIKGYLSALLIGQLIITFMDSFYIIRIIRFKFDAVNTLLKPGIIVAMAGFLIKSIYEYFKKITQIHQTVFLLSFCLLFCVVCIIIFAITNSVSKSDFK
- a CDS encoding sensor domain-containing diguanylate cyclase, which translates into the protein MKLYNMLQSNPTLLMVSIIIMLCLCILVMFFLILCKFENEKSNTISAIELNKITNSIHAGLVQFIPRDTCTIHYASEGFYNLLGYSEKEAMKKNKYSIMDFVYPKDKDYFITSVYNVEDGSINFEVRLVKKDGTIIYCLINGNHVMAKNGNYTISAVFVDITRQKKMQEMLRMDRERYRVASELSNDVLFEYYVINDEMIFSDKFKELFGRDTIMDNFVRDCYLRRDMVHPDDYGLYLDFCTKLSEGKEYVTTEFRLKHRPNDYIWCQIMGKTIYDEDDLPNRVIGKIVNVDYQKRELDALEYKATRDPLTGVYNKEVTFKKIDRYISGNKNGRHALMLIDFDDFKHINDNYGHLVGDKVLTYVVRRIREVFAEGEIIGRIGGDEFVVFIGYVGDHGDIVGKASILGNALYTTYVDGNCEIQISGSIGIATYPDNGMNYEQLVQCADQALYCVKSQGKNSFMLYGVVT